A stretch of Equus przewalskii isolate Varuska chromosome 11, EquPr2, whole genome shotgun sequence DNA encodes these proteins:
- the LOC139074555 gene encoding olfactory receptor 8I2 encodes MAEKNFTEVTLFILSGFTNHPELQVGLFLMFLFIYLFTVLGNLGLIMLIRIDSHLHTPMYFFLSNLAFIDIFYSSTITPKALVNFQSKQKVISFVGCFVQMYFFVGLVCSECFLLGSMAFDRYVAICNPLLYSMVMSQKMCTWLGVIPYMIGFTNSMISICVISSLSFCDSTINHFFCDTTALLALSCVDTFSTEMVIFVLAGCTLLSSLLIITITYTAIISAILRIQSVAGRQKAFSTCASHLIGVTIFYGSLIFTYLQPDNTSSLTQAQVASVFYTIVIPMLNPLIYSLRNKDVKNALLRFIHRKRFP; translated from the coding sequence ATGGCTGAGAAGAATTTCACTGAGGTGACTCTCTTCATCCTCTCTGGATTTACAAATCACCCTGAACTACAAGTCGGCCTCTTCTTgatgtttctctttatttatctgttcactgTTTTGGGGAACCTTGGACTAATCATGTTAATCAGAATTGATTCTCACCTTCACACACCTATGTACTTTTTTCTTAGCAATTTAGCATTCATTGACATATTTTATTCCTCTACTATAACACCCAAGGCACTTGTAAATTTCCAGTCCAAGCAGAAAGTCATCTCCTTTGTTGGCTGCTTTGTCCAAATGTACTTTTTTGTGGGTTTGGTGTGTAGTGAGTGCTTTCTTCTGGGATCAATGGCCTTTGACCGCTATGTAGCAATCTGCAATCCTTTATTGTATTCAATGGTTATGTCCCAGAAAATGTGTACCTGGCTGGGTGTAATTCCATATATGATAGGCTTCACAAATTCTATGATATCCATCTGTGTGATAAGCAGTTTATCATTCTGTGATTCCACCATCAATCATTTTTTCTGTGACACCACAGCTCTTTTGGCCCTGTCCTGTGTAGACACATTCAGCACAGAAATGGTGATCTTTGTTTTAGCTGGGTGCACTCTTCTTAGTTCTCTCCTCATCATCACAATCACTTACACTGCCATCATCTCAGCCATCCTGAGGATCCAATCTGTAGCAGGCAGACAGAAGGCCTTTTCCACCTGTGCATCCCACCTCATAGGTGTAACTATCTTCTATGGGTCcctgatttttacatatttgcaGCCTGATAACACATCATCCCTGACGCAGGCACAGGTGGCATCTGTATTCTATACCATTGTCATTCCAATGCTGAATCCACTGATCTATAGTCTGAGGAACAAAGATGTAAAAAATGCTCTCCTGAGATTCATACACAGAAAACGTTTTCCATGA